In Geminocystis sp. NIES-3708, a single window of DNA contains:
- a CDS encoding YlxR family protein has protein sequence MKNLNKQKNYRRCISCHKVGERKEFLRIVRVYPEQKVSLDQGMGRSAYICPQAQCLNLAQKKKRLPRALKTDIPLEIYERLWQKLEYQEKMDK, from the coding sequence ATGAAGAATCTGAATAAACAAAAAAATTATCGACGCTGTATCAGTTGTCATAAAGTCGGAGAGCGAAAAGAATTTTTGCGTATTGTCAGAGTTTATCCAGAGCAAAAAGTTTCTTTAGATCAGGGTATGGGAAGATCTGCTTATATTTGTCCTCAAGCTCAATGTTTGAATTTAGCTCAAAAAAAAAAGCGTTTACCGAGGGCTTTAAAAACGGATATTCCCCTAGAAATTTATGAAAGACTTTGGCAAAAACTAGAATATCAAGAAAAAATGGACAAGTAG
- the nusA gene encoding transcription termination factor NusA: MSIVKLPGLKMLIEEISKSHNLPENSVKEALREALFKGYERFRRSKQTNSHPFGDDYFDNFRLELDVEEEGFRVLALKMVTESVQEPDHQISLDEVQEFNDEVQLGNEVLVDVTPEQKDFGRMAAIQTKQVLQQKLKDQQRAIIQEEFKELEGTVLQAKVLRFERQSVIMTLQSAHGRPEVEAELPHHEQIASDNYRANASFKVYLKKVREGSQRGPQLLVSRADAGLVVYLFDNEVPEFEEGVVRIVAIAREANPHNRSVNARTKIAVDTLERDVDPVGACIGARGSRIQAVVNELKGEKIDVIRWSPDPATYIANSLSPAQIDLVKLINPEEKQSLVIVPDNHLSLAIGKEGQNVRLAARLTGWKIDIKSKSKYADEESE, translated from the coding sequence ATGAGTATCGTTAAATTACCGGGTTTAAAAATGCTGATTGAAGAAATCAGTAAAAGTCATAACTTACCAGAAAATTCTGTGAAAGAAGCCTTGAGAGAGGCACTATTTAAAGGTTATGAGCGTTTTCGTCGTTCAAAACAGACCAATTCTCATCCTTTTGGAGATGACTATTTCGATAATTTTAGACTAGAGCTTGATGTCGAAGAAGAAGGATTCAGAGTTTTAGCACTGAAAATGGTTACGGAATCAGTACAAGAACCTGACCATCAAATTTCCTTAGATGAGGTACAAGAGTTCAATGACGAAGTACAGCTTGGAAACGAAGTTTTAGTTGATGTAACTCCTGAACAAAAAGACTTTGGACGTATGGCGGCTATACAAACTAAACAGGTATTGCAACAAAAATTAAAAGATCAACAAAGGGCTATTATTCAAGAGGAATTTAAAGAATTAGAAGGGACAGTTTTACAAGCAAAGGTACTTCGTTTTGAACGTCAATCTGTGATTATGACTCTTCAAAGTGCCCATGGAAGACCAGAAGTTGAAGCTGAATTACCCCATCATGAACAGATTGCCAGTGATAATTACCGTGCAAATGCTAGTTTTAAGGTTTATCTCAAAAAAGTCCGAGAAGGCTCTCAAAGAGGACCTCAACTGCTGGTATCTCGTGCTGATGCTGGTTTAGTCGTTTATCTTTTTGATAATGAAGTCCCTGAATTTGAAGAAGGAGTTGTCCGAATTGTGGCGATCGCCAGAGAAGCAAATCCTCATAATCGTTCTGTGAATGCTCGAACAAAAATTGCGGTGGATACCTTAGAAAGAGACGTTGATCCAGTGGGAGCGTGTATTGGAGCAAGGGGATCACGTATTCAAGCAGTGGTAAATGAACTTAAAGGCGAAAAAATAGACGTAATTCGTTGGTCACCTGATCCAGCTACTTATATTGCTAACTCTTTAAGTCCAGCTCAAATTGATCTGGTAAAATTAATTAATCCAGAAGAAAAACAATCTTTGGTCATCGTACCAGATAATCATTTAAGTTTAGCTATCGGTAAAGAAGGGCAAAATGTTCGTCTTGCAGCACGGTTGACAGGTTGGAAAATTGACATCAAATCAAAGTCAAAATACGCTGATGAAGAATCTGAATAA